Within Spinacia oleracea cultivar Varoflay chromosome 4, BTI_SOV_V1, whole genome shotgun sequence, the genomic segment AATAATGGAAGTCAGAATTCCAGAAAGagataagaagaagaagaagaagaagaagaagaagaatagaAACTTGAGGGAGAAGTCAGAAGAattgtaggagagagaaaggaatatTTTGTATTCGATTAATTGATGATCAAATACAATGCATTAGTTGCTTAATATAGTTGAGTGCCAGCACAACTAATAACTGATTCCACTAACAAACAAAAGTTGTTATAACaacttttcccgccaaaaacagAAATTACATTTATTGATTAAAATTTCTTAAAATGGAATCCTAGAATAGAATCCCATATCATGTTGGAATTTTGATGAAATCCTTGAATTCATGTAGAAAAGAAAGGGGTAAGGgtttgaaaattattcaaataCAAGAATACAGAGGAATTAATGGAGAGAGAATTTGTATACCCTTGTTCAGCAGTGGCTATGGACAGGAGATCCGACGTCGACGGTGACGACGGCGGTAGACTGTACTTGCGTCGTTCTAACTCGATGCTCTTCTCCTTATTTTTCTTGTGTTTTTCTTTTAGTCATAGGATTTCAAATGGTCAGTCATAACCTAAGTATTACCAACGCCCAAAACAGTCGTTAATAGGGATAAAATCGGTAGGGAATCTTTCATAGAGATAATGACAAAACGTGTACTTGACTTGTAGTAGGTAATATAGAAATTACAGTCGGTAATCAGCGTCTATATGTTTACACGTCGTTAAATTTTGTGCGCCATCGGTAATCACCGACTACTTATAACTCAGTCGGTGAATTAAAATTTACCTACCGCTTATTTGACCGTCGGTAATTTTCTGTAGGTAATCTCCCGTTTTCTTGTAGTGCCTATTAACCCACcaaccccctactccatacaaaaaataattaaaaattcaacccctactctcccccaaccccacccctttacacattttccactcaCTACATTAAGGctgtgttctattcacctgattttcacttattttttctgaacttatcttatctgaacttaactgaacttaactgaacttatctgaacttattagaacttatcaaaacttattttagttataaattgtacttggctaacccttatttttcctgaacttatcttatctgaacttatccgaacttattttttctaaaataagtggaaataaggtgaatagaacaaggcctaaaataataccccactctcaactactacctattaaattaaataagttaattcaagtcccttaaactctgttccggtcaaaccgggttgagtattccgggacggagggagtatttttttactccgtactttatgatttttttttttactcaaaAGCCAAAGCctttttagtaaaaaaaaaaatcataaagtaaaaaaatcaaaaggtcttgcgcgtacaaggtgtacaataaatttaatgtacactaagataacttttacccattttttttggaactttaacctagttttgattaacttttatattagtaaaaaaatagTTGATAGAAAACATATTAAaggtttaaatgattaattttatacattattagtgattttgaagaaatgagttttactaaaatgaaaaaacttatcacttaaaattaaataacttttacctatataagcttaacttttaagcattttgtgtTAACTTTTATttagatgtacaataaattattgtacaccctttgtaaataagaatttgtgaaaaaaAACTGCTTGGCACAATATTTCAATTATTTTTTAGCATCCCTTGTTTTGTTGGGATGAAAAAAGCAAGGTGGTAACTAATATTTCAATTCTTAGAGGTACGTAGTAACAATTTTGCAAATTTGGGAATGAGGAAGTGTAGTTCGTTCTCTTTAACTTATTTAAATATGAGTAAGTTTcaataaaataagtttatttaGCTGAATTTTAATTGAGCAGAAATAAGTTTAGTTAAACAAAAGTTCAACAAAAATGTAAGTTAAGTACAATGGTACgtaaaagattaatttaagcGAAAAAAAGTTCAGAAAAATTGTATGGTAGTTTAGAGCTTGAATTTTTTTGGGAAGCAATTTCTGtcacaacaaaaacaacaacaacaatcaaagaatttttttttcttcttctgctTGAAAGGGAGAGTACACAACTCAAAACCATCAAAACTTCAAAGAGAGCACACAATACATCACTAATCCATCAAAGCTTTGATAAGTTCTATTTCGGACCGGGTAGATTCAATTTCATAAGTTTGAGGAAATTACTTATcaatttagttttatttttgacATATGCTTAATTAAAGACTATCAAAACTTCCAAGTGTGTAAAGAATTGTGTTTGATTGATTGAATCTTATAAAGCAATAAtgatattttatatatataaaaataacatAGAATTAAAGATGATACTGTATAAAGCAAGACAAGCAGAAAACGAATATGTTGTGACCTAATTATCGTATTTGTTTGATAGTTTATGCAGAGAATAAATTTGAAGATAGGTTGAGTTAAAGATAGATGAATTTTTAAGAAGTGATTAACATAATCAACATTTAGTTGTATAGAATAGTTGAAAGGTAAGAtgattactattttaatttgatCATCCAAAACCTTGTGAATTGATCCAACTCCTAGGTCTACTAACTATAAAGTCTTAAATATGAGCACACAATAATAAGTAGATCCGACTATTACATTACATAATAACTGTGACCATAAAACAAATCCAAATAACATAATAACGTTACGAAACATGActataaaacaaaaacaatttagGGATGAAAATTTGAAGGTACATGCAAATAGGTGGAGCATGTGATAATAGCCGTCATTCTTTGTTGATAATTTGTTGACTAGTTTGACCAGTAGGAGATCCAGGAGGCAACGGGAAAGGGAAAGGCGGACCTGGCAATGTCGGAGgcaaagggaaagggaaagggaaaggtGGGCCGGGCAACGTCGGAGGGAAAGGAAAGGGAGGGAAGGGTTGAGCATAGCCACACAACCCATACACACATGGTCTTCCCACTCCACACCTTTTATAACATCCACCACAATGGTAAGGATTAATGTTGACATTAATGCACATTCCATTACAACATTGCCACGTGAATGGGCATCTTACGCCACAAAAACCACAGTTTAGAGGATCGAACATGATATCAATGCAACGATTCATGCAACATAATCTTCGCGGAGGGAATTGACCTCCTGAGCAAATCCACGGCCTATTCCAACACCCTTGTGCTTGAGCTCGAGCTCGTGGGTTTATGATTCTTTTAAGCCACGGCGAAGTGGTGTTAGCATTATTGGTGACATTTAATCGCGCCTCTTCAATCTTATTGTGTTTAGCACCACCGGCTTCTATCGTTTGAGATACTAGTAGAATAAGGTAAATAGTATACTCTAAATGTTTCATTTTTAGTTGCATAATTAGTTATTATACAACACTAGCTTAAGGGAGAAACTTTGTCATCACGTATATATACCAATGATAAGTAACAAATTTACAAGTGTTCATGCTTTTCTTACATGATTAGATATCGGTTCTCGTGAATCACAATATGCCTAATATAACTAACTTAATCATATGATTTAGTTGAGAAGATCGTGATTACCTTGTATTATTTGCTAGTTAAGGGCCTTAAGGCATCAAGTTGCTAGACTTTAGCTTTTCAAACCAAAATTCACGGATTAGGGCACATGTAATGGCATGAAGGAACTCTTTTCCTTGCTCCCTTAAACAATTTTGTTAGGGTCTAAACATGGAAAGGCTTTTGGTCGCCAATTTCATGAAAACAAATACttctcaacaatcacatatatACTTGTTTAACcattgcttgttggttcagtcAAACCGGAAAAATGTAGGTCAACGCCTGAAAATGCATtcaggttgtctttcgcaaattttatttagttttagGTCTGttttcgcaaaaaaatttataaaaggttgtctttcgcaaaaaaatggttataaaaggttgtctttcgcaaatttGCCTTTTTTTATGGGACACACGTCACACACCCATTAAGTTACATTATACTAGTACGAAACAAAGAgtaccaaaattcaaaatatttaCCGTGCGTAGTAGAAAATGGGAAATGGATACAAAACCTTAATTAATTACTCCCTTTGTTCCTAAATGTTCTACTCATTTCAATTTGGCACATTTATCAATGCGCATtttacatcattaatatctctaattacgtgttattaaaaattataaaattttcatattgtCAAAGTGTTCTTTAAGaagaatcaaacaagaccccacatgactatattttttcttatatattggtAGTAATTCAAGAGATTCccgagcgatttccttcaatattgtttgATGATTCgtaaattcccaaaatacgctACTTTTTCACTTATTTCCCATTCTACCGTCCACGTTAGCAAGAAAGccggtctaatttttttttataagatctacaataaaccgcta encodes:
- the LOC130472107 gene encoding stigma-specific STIG1-like protein 4, yielding MKHLEYTIYLILLVSQTIEAGGAKHNKIEEARLNVTNNANTTSPWLKRIINPRARAQAQGCWNRPWICSGGQFPPRRLCCMNRCIDIMFDPLNCGFCGVRCPFTWQCCNGMCINVNINPYHCGGCYKRCGVGRPCVYGLCGYAQPFPPFPFPPTLPGPPFPFPFPLPPTLPGPPFPFPLPPGSPTGQTSQQIINKE